One Streptomyces sp. R28 DNA window includes the following coding sequences:
- a CDS encoding thiamine ABC transporter substrate binding subunit, translating into MSITKKATVFAVGFGLVALPALAACGSSDSDGGSGSGGGSKTVTLVSHNSWAVSKPVLAAFEKQSGYKVKVLEDGDAGQAVNKAILTKDNPQGDVFFGVDNTLLSRALDNELFQSYEAKGSDRILDEYRVDQDKHRVTPIDTGDICVNYDKAYFSEHKLTPPTSFDDLIKPAYKNLLVTENASTSSPGLGFLLGTAAKYGDDGWEGYWKKLKANGVKVVDGWEQAYNEEFSGSAGGKKAKAERPLVVSYASSPPAEVIYADPKPTTAPTGVATGTCFRQVEYAGLLSNAENAPGGKALLDFLLTKTFQGDMPLNMFVYPVVKGAQVPEEFTEFGPQAKDPETMDPAKIADNRDDWVKSWTSLVLK; encoded by the coding sequence GTGAGCATCACCAAGAAGGCCACGGTTTTCGCCGTCGGGTTCGGACTCGTCGCGCTGCCCGCGTTGGCCGCGTGCGGGTCGTCCGACAGCGACGGCGGCAGCGGCAGCGGCGGCGGTTCCAAGACCGTCACGCTCGTCAGCCACAACTCGTGGGCCGTCTCCAAGCCCGTCCTCGCCGCCTTCGAGAAGCAGTCCGGCTACAAGGTCAAGGTCCTGGAGGACGGCGACGCCGGGCAGGCCGTCAACAAGGCGATCCTGACCAAGGACAACCCGCAGGGCGACGTCTTCTTCGGCGTCGACAACACCCTGCTGTCGCGGGCGCTCGACAACGAGCTGTTCCAGTCGTACGAGGCCAAGGGCTCCGACCGGATCCTCGATGAGTACCGGGTCGACCAGGACAAGCACCGGGTCACGCCCATCGACACCGGCGACATCTGCGTCAACTACGACAAGGCGTACTTCAGCGAGCACAAGCTGACCCCGCCCACCTCCTTCGACGACCTGATCAAGCCCGCGTACAAGAACCTCCTCGTCACCGAGAACGCCTCCACCTCCTCGCCCGGCCTCGGGTTCCTGCTCGGCACCGCCGCCAAGTACGGCGACGACGGCTGGGAGGGCTACTGGAAGAAGCTGAAGGCCAACGGCGTCAAGGTCGTCGACGGCTGGGAGCAGGCCTACAACGAGGAGTTCTCCGGCTCGGCCGGCGGCAAGAAGGCCAAGGCCGAGCGGCCGCTCGTCGTGTCGTACGCCTCCTCCCCGCCCGCCGAGGTGATCTACGCCGATCCGAAGCCGACGACCGCGCCGACGGGCGTCGCGACGGGCACCTGCTTCCGCCAGGTCGAGTACGCGGGCCTGCTGAGCAACGCCGAGAACGCCCCGGGCGGCAAGGCGCTGCTCGACTTCCTGCTCACCAAGACGTTCCAGGGCGACATGCCGCTCAACATGTTCGTCTACCCGGTGGTGAAGGGCGCCCAGGTGCCGGAGGAGTTCACCGAGTTCGGCCCGCAGGCCAAGGATCCCGAGACCATGGATCCGGCGAAGATCGCCGACAACCGTGACGACTGGGTCAAGTCGTGGACCTCGCTCGTACTGAAGTAG
- a CDS encoding SRPBCC family protein, producing the protein MTAIREVIDVDCTPDEVYAYVTDPSHLPEWQLSAVSAEQLDEGPVHPGSRVRVTRRIGSREMPMTVEFTELDPPHSWELHGVEGPVRPRAHGEIEPLDDGRRSRVTIELDFEGHGFGKFLVPLVVRPQVRKELPRDEQLLKDRLERTAD; encoded by the coding sequence ATGACCGCCATCCGAGAAGTCATAGACGTCGACTGCACGCCGGACGAGGTCTACGCGTATGTCACCGACCCGTCCCACCTGCCGGAATGGCAGCTGAGCGCTGTCTCCGCGGAGCAGCTCGACGAGGGGCCCGTCCACCCCGGCTCGCGGGTTCGAGTCACTCGTCGCATCGGCAGCCGAGAGATGCCGATGACCGTGGAGTTCACCGAACTCGACCCACCGCACAGCTGGGAACTGCACGGGGTCGAGGGTCCCGTCAGGCCACGGGCTCACGGGGAGATCGAGCCGCTCGACGACGGGCGGCGCTCCCGCGTGACGATCGAGCTCGACTTCGAAGGGCACGGCTTCGGCAAGTTCCTGGTGCCCCTCGTCGTCCGCCCGCAGGTCCGCAAGGAACTGCCGCGCGACGAGCAACTGCTCAAGGACCGGCTGGAGCGCACGGCCGACTAG
- a CDS encoding ABC transporter permease — translation MDLARTEVAEAVPRKGRARSAAVRLGLVAVPVAFFGLFFAYPVAAIVARGLKVDGVWQFGRLTDVLGEPDIRHVLWFTTWQALASTALTLLIALPGAYVFARFDFPGKQVLRAVVTVPFVLPTVVVGTAFLALVGRGGLLDELWGVRLDTTVWAILLAHVFFNYAVVVRTVGGLWSQLDPRQEEAARMLGASPLKAWRQVTLPALAPAVAAAALMVFLFTFTSFGVVQILGGPTFSTLEVEIYRQTSEIFDLSTAAVLTIIQFLAVGAILAVHAWTVRRRESALRLVDASVTARRPRGAAQWALLAGVLAVIVVLLLLPLAVLVQRSLDAPDFGYYRALTSADGGVFLVAPIEAIGNSLQYAVVATLIAVLIGALAAAVLTRRDAGRFVRGFDALLMLPLGVSAVTVGFGFLIALDEPPLDLRSTWILVPLAQALVGVPFVVRTMLPVLRAVDQRLREAASVLGASPWRVWREVDLPMVRRALLIAAGFAFAVSLGEFGATVFIARPDNPTLPVAVARLLGRAGELNYGQAMALSTVLMVVCAVALLVLERLRTDRTGEF, via the coding sequence GTGGACCTCGCTCGTACTGAAGTAGCCGAAGCGGTCCCGCGTAAGGGACGCGCGCGGAGCGCGGCGGTGCGGCTCGGCCTCGTCGCCGTGCCCGTCGCGTTCTTCGGGCTCTTCTTCGCCTACCCTGTCGCCGCGATCGTCGCGCGCGGGCTGAAGGTCGACGGGGTATGGCAGTTCGGGCGCCTCACGGACGTGCTGGGGGAGCCCGACATCCGGCACGTCCTGTGGTTCACCACCTGGCAGGCCCTCGCCTCCACCGCGCTGACGTTGCTGATCGCACTGCCGGGCGCCTACGTCTTCGCCCGCTTCGACTTCCCCGGCAAGCAGGTCCTGCGAGCCGTGGTGACCGTCCCCTTCGTGCTGCCGACGGTCGTCGTCGGTACGGCGTTCCTCGCGCTCGTCGGCCGCGGCGGACTGCTCGACGAGCTGTGGGGCGTACGGCTCGACACCACCGTGTGGGCCATCCTGCTCGCGCACGTCTTCTTCAACTACGCCGTCGTCGTACGGACGGTGGGCGGGCTCTGGTCCCAGCTCGACCCGCGGCAGGAGGAAGCCGCGCGGATGCTGGGGGCGTCGCCTCTGAAAGCCTGGCGTCAGGTCACCCTCCCCGCCCTGGCGCCCGCCGTGGCCGCCGCCGCGCTCATGGTCTTCCTGTTCACCTTCACCTCCTTCGGTGTGGTGCAGATCCTCGGCGGCCCGACCTTCTCGACGCTCGAAGTGGAGATCTACCGGCAGACGTCCGAGATCTTCGACCTGTCCACGGCCGCCGTCCTGACGATCATCCAGTTCCTGGCGGTGGGCGCGATCCTCGCCGTGCACGCCTGGACGGTACGGCGGCGGGAGAGCGCCCTGCGCCTGGTGGACGCGTCCGTGACCGCGCGGCGGCCACGCGGGGCGGCGCAGTGGGCACTGCTGGCCGGTGTCCTGGCCGTCATCGTCGTACTCCTGCTGCTGCCGCTGGCCGTGCTGGTGCAGCGGTCCCTGGACGCCCCCGACTTCGGCTACTACCGCGCGCTGACCAGCGCCGACGGTGGGGTCTTCCTGGTGGCGCCGATCGAGGCGATCGGCAATTCGCTCCAGTACGCCGTCGTCGCCACCCTCATCGCCGTGCTGATCGGCGCACTGGCCGCGGCAGTGCTGACCCGACGGGACGCGGGCCGGTTCGTACGGGGCTTCGACGCGTTGTTGATGCTGCCGCTCGGGGTGTCCGCGGTGACGGTCGGGTTCGGGTTCCTGATCGCCCTGGACGAGCCGCCCTTGGACCTGAGAAGCACCTGGATCCTCGTGCCGCTGGCCCAGGCGCTGGTCGGGGTGCCCTTCGTCGTACGGACCATGCTCCCTGTGCTGCGGGCCGTGGACCAACGGCTGCGGGAAGCGGCGTCGGTGCTGGGCGCGTCGCCGTGGCGGGTCTGGCGTGAGGTGGATCTGCCGATGGTGCGGCGGGCGTTGCTGATCGCGGCCGGGTTCGCCTTCGCGGTGTCGCTGGGGGAGTTCGGGGCGACCGTGTTCATCGCGCGGCCCGACAATCCGACGCTGCCGGTGGCCGTGGCGCGGCTGCTCGGGCGGGCCGGCGAGCTCAACTACGGCCAGGCTATGGCCCTTTCGACAGTACTGATGGTGGTGTGCGCGGTGGCGCTGCTGGTCCTGGAGCGGCTTCGTACGGATCGGACGGGGGAGTTCTAG
- the rlmN gene encoding 23S rRNA (adenine(2503)-C(2))-methyltransferase RlmN produces MPAPGELTFVAPRGAKKPPRHLADLTPGERKDAVAAIGEKPFRAKQLSQHYFARYAHDPEQWTDIPAGSRAKLREELFPELMTVVRHLSTDQGDTRKTLWRLFDGTLVESVLMRYPDRVTMCISSQAGCGMNCPFCATGQAGLDRNLSTAEIVHQIVDGMRALRDGEVPGGPARLSNIVFMGMGEPLANYNRVVGAIRRLTDPEPDGMGLSQRGITVSTVGLVPAIHRFADEGFKCRLAISLHAPDDELRDTLVPVNTRWKVREVLDAGFEYVQKSGRRLSIEYALIRDINDQAWRGDRLGRLLKGKPVHVNLIPLNPTPGSKWTASRPEDEKAFVEAIAAHGVPVTIRDTRGQEIDGACGQLAATER; encoded by the coding sequence ATGCCTGCACCCGGAGAACTCACTTTCGTCGCCCCGCGCGGAGCCAAGAAGCCGCCGCGGCATCTTGCCGATCTCACGCCCGGTGAGCGCAAGGACGCCGTCGCTGCGATCGGCGAGAAGCCGTTTCGTGCCAAGCAGCTCTCGCAGCACTACTTCGCGCGGTACGCGCATGACCCGGAGCAGTGGACCGACATCCCTGCCGGGTCGCGCGCCAAGCTGCGGGAGGAGCTGTTTCCCGAGCTGATGACCGTCGTACGGCATCTGTCGACCGACCAGGGCGACACGCGCAAGACGCTGTGGCGGCTGTTCGACGGGACGCTCGTCGAGTCGGTGCTGATGCGGTACCCGGACCGGGTGACCATGTGCATCAGCTCGCAGGCGGGGTGCGGGATGAACTGCCCGTTCTGTGCGACCGGGCAGGCGGGGCTGGACCGGAATCTGTCCACCGCCGAGATCGTGCATCAGATCGTGGACGGGATGCGGGCGCTGCGCGATGGGGAAGTGCCTGGGGGGCCTGCTCGGCTTTCCAACATCGTCTTCATGGGGATGGGGGAGCCGCTCGCCAACTACAACCGGGTCGTGGGGGCCATCCGGCGGCTCACCGACCCCGAGCCCGACGGGATGGGGCTGTCCCAGCGTGGGATCACCGTCTCGACGGTCGGGCTCGTCCCGGCCATCCACCGGTTCGCCGACGAGGGCTTCAAGTGCCGGCTGGCCATCTCGCTGCACGCGCCCGACGACGAGCTGCGCGACACCCTCGTCCCCGTGAACACGCGGTGGAAGGTGCGCGAGGTGCTCGACGCCGGGTTCGAGTACGTCCAGAAGTCGGGCCGTCGGCTGTCCATCGAGTACGCCCTCATCCGGGACATCAACGACCAGGCCTGGCGTGGTGACCGGCTCGGGCGGCTGCTCAAGGGCAAGCCGGTGCATGTGAACCTGATTCCGCTCAACCCGACGCCTGGCTCGAAGTGGACCGCTTCGCGGCCCGAGGACGAGAAGGCGTTCGTCGAAGCCATCGCCGCCCATGGTGTGCCGGTGACCATTCGGGACACCCGTGGTCAGGAGATCGACGGGGCGTGTGGGCAGCTCGCGGCGACAGAGCGGTAG